Proteins from one Candidatus Hydrogenedentota bacterium genomic window:
- a CDS encoding efflux RND transporter periplasmic adaptor subunit — protein MTRKRWMVGGGALAVVVLSFVVLNGVLARTTDTGPTTTERAVFEVQQGPLTISVSVSGTIKAREQEVIKCEVEGQTQILSIVEEGKNVKKGDMLIELDASSLTDLRVDQEIRVQNAEASFISAREQLEVAKNQAASDVDKAKLTLQFAEEDHKNFVDGDFPKQLKEAEARITLSKGTAARAEEKVAGSEKLAKEDFITPIELEADRQDLVKAKLDLELAEDEKRLLTDFTYKRTLAQLESDVRQASMALERTERKASADVVQSEADLKAKESEYLRQKDKLEKILAQITKTKIYAPSDGLVVYATSGQGSWRGNTEPLQEGQMVRERQELIYLPTGSSFMAEVDVHEASLTKIKPGLPVRISAEAVPDHVYQGRITSVAPLPDAQSAWMNPDLKVYNTSINIEGDTTGLRTGVTCLAEIIVDRYEDALYLPVQAVVRVGGKPTVYLAKGNSTVPREVELGLDNNRMVRILSGVQKGDPILLNPPLAVDKHETGEDIQEALAAEAQGAVPASDATSPAAPAPSAETAPAAEASPQPAPADNQAQAPGESPSMEATRERFRNASPEEREQMRKEMEERLKNMSPEEREQFMQRRGRRGAGRPSEGAPETP, from the coding sequence ATGACCAGAAAGAGATGGATGGTTGGCGGTGGCGCGCTTGCGGTTGTCGTATTGTCGTTTGTCGTTCTCAACGGGGTCCTGGCCCGGACAACGGACACCGGCCCCACGACAACCGAGCGCGCCGTCTTTGAGGTCCAGCAGGGCCCCCTGACCATCAGCGTCAGCGTGTCTGGCACCATCAAGGCGCGCGAGCAGGAAGTCATCAAGTGCGAGGTCGAAGGGCAGACCCAGATCCTCTCGATTGTCGAGGAGGGCAAGAACGTAAAAAAGGGCGACATGCTGATTGAACTCGACGCGAGCAGTCTCACGGACCTGCGGGTAGACCAGGAGATCCGGGTCCAGAACGCCGAAGCCTCGTTCATCAGTGCACGGGAACAGCTCGAAGTGGCCAAGAACCAGGCGGCAAGCGATGTCGATAAGGCCAAGCTCACACTCCAGTTCGCGGAGGAAGACCACAAGAACTTCGTCGACGGCGATTTCCCGAAACAACTGAAGGAGGCCGAGGCGCGCATTACGCTCTCCAAAGGCACGGCGGCGCGCGCGGAAGAAAAGGTCGCGGGCTCTGAAAAACTGGCGAAGGAAGACTTCATCACGCCCATTGAACTCGAAGCAGACCGTCAAGACCTCGTAAAGGCGAAGCTCGACCTCGAACTTGCCGAAGACGAAAAGCGGCTGCTGACCGATTTCACGTATAAACGAACCCTTGCCCAGCTGGAGAGCGATGTCCGCCAGGCGAGCATGGCCCTCGAACGAACGGAACGCAAGGCATCGGCCGACGTGGTCCAGTCCGAAGCAGACCTGAAAGCAAAGGAATCCGAATACCTTCGCCAGAAAGACAAGCTCGAGAAAATCCTGGCGCAAATCACGAAAACGAAGATATACGCCCCCTCGGACGGGCTTGTTGTCTATGCAACGTCGGGCCAGGGCAGTTGGCGGGGCAACACCGAGCCGCTCCAAGAAGGGCAGATGGTGCGTGAGCGCCAGGAACTGATTTACCTGCCGACAGGGTCTTCGTTCATGGCCGAAGTCGATGTGCACGAAGCAAGCCTGACCAAGATTAAGCCCGGTCTGCCCGTCAGGATATCCGCCGAAGCGGTTCCCGATCATGTGTACCAAGGCCGCATCACCTCGGTGGCTCCCTTGCCCGATGCCCAGAGCGCTTGGATGAATCCCGACCTGAAAGTCTACAATACCTCGATCAATATTGAGGGCGATACGACCGGTCTCCGTACCGGCGTGACGTGCCTGGCCGAAATCATCGTGGACCGGTATGAAGACGCCCTTTATCTGCCCGTGCAGGCCGTCGTGCGCGTGGGCGGGAAACCCACTGTATACCTTGCAAAAGGGAACAGTACAGTTCCGCGAGAGGTGGAACTCGGCCTCGATAACAACCGTATGGTGCGCATCCTGAGCGGGGTCCAGAAAGGAGACCCCATTCTCCTCAACCCGCCGCTCGCCGTTGACAAGCATGAAACCGGCGAAGACATACAGGAGGCACTCGCGGCCGAAGCCCAAGGCGCCGTTCCAGCGTCCGATGCCACCTCGCCAGCCGCGCCCGCGCCATCCGCCGAGACCGCCCCTGCAGCGGAGGCGTCCCCTCAGCCTGCGCCCGCGGACAATCAGGCTCAGGCGCCTGGGGAAAGTCCCAGCATGGAGGCAACGCGCGAACGGTTCCGGAACGCGTCCCCCGAGGAACGTGAACAGATGCGCAAGGAAATGGAAGAACGCTTGAAGAACATGTCCCCCGAGGAACGGGAGCAGTTCATGCAGCGCCGGGGCCGGCGGGGGGCTGGACGCCCCTCCGAGGGAGCACCGGAGACCCCGTGA
- a CDS encoding DUF853 family protein: MDKILIGMGEQPVNLLAKYGNRHGLIAGATGTGKTISLMVLAEGFSRMGVPVFIADVKGDVAGLAMAGIANDKIQQRVAQIGIEGYVNEPSPVVFWDMFGAGGHRVRTTVSEIGPSLLGRILELNDIQEGVLEIAFKLADDQGLLLLDLDDLRALLTFVVEHRKEISSEYGLVSPPSVAAIQRALLTLEREGGEALFGEPAFELNELLRTGLNGRGMISILASDQLILKPRLYSSLLLWLLSELFENLPEVGDLDKPKLAFFFDEAHLLFDDAPPILRQRVEQVVRIIRSKGVGVYFCSQFPDDVPNEILGQLGNRIQHALRAYTPRDQKAVKTAAETFVANPKLDVAEVISQLGVGEALVSTLQEKGVPMPVERTIICPPSCRMGAVTPEERAAVRAGSPVGSKYDSAVNRESAYEILSRRTLEKGAGEAASKDTQTAKPSGRGGMIGDLLWGTKRRQGMVETFAKQAARTVGSTFGQQILRGVLGGILGGRRR; encoded by the coding sequence ATGGACAAGATACTCATCGGCATGGGCGAGCAGCCCGTGAACCTGCTTGCCAAGTACGGCAACCGTCATGGGCTGATCGCGGGCGCGACGGGTACCGGGAAGACCATCTCGCTCATGGTGTTGGCGGAAGGTTTCTCGCGCATGGGCGTGCCGGTATTCATCGCTGACGTCAAGGGCGATGTCGCAGGCCTGGCGATGGCTGGTATCGCCAATGACAAGATCCAGCAACGGGTTGCACAGATTGGGATCGAAGGCTACGTCAACGAGCCCAGCCCGGTGGTGTTTTGGGATATGTTTGGCGCTGGCGGCCACCGGGTCCGCACCACGGTCAGTGAGATCGGGCCGAGTCTGTTGGGGCGGATTCTCGAGCTCAACGACATCCAGGAGGGGGTGCTCGAGATCGCGTTCAAACTGGCGGACGACCAGGGCCTTCTGTTGCTTGACCTCGACGATTTGCGCGCATTGCTCACGTTTGTTGTGGAACACCGCAAGGAGATTTCGAGCGAATACGGCTTGGTGAGCCCGCCGTCCGTAGCAGCCATTCAACGAGCATTGCTGACGCTGGAGCGGGAAGGCGGAGAAGCCCTCTTCGGCGAGCCGGCATTTGAGCTCAACGAGCTGCTGCGCACCGGCCTGAACGGCCGCGGCATGATAAGCATCCTCGCCTCAGACCAGCTCATCTTGAAGCCGCGATTGTATTCGAGTCTCTTGCTGTGGCTGTTGTCCGAACTATTCGAGAACCTTCCCGAAGTGGGCGACCTTGACAAGCCCAAGCTGGCGTTCTTCTTTGATGAGGCCCACCTGCTGTTTGACGACGCGCCCCCGATCTTGCGCCAGCGGGTCGAGCAGGTCGTGCGGATCATCAGGTCGAAGGGCGTGGGCGTGTACTTCTGCTCGCAATTTCCTGACGACGTGCCGAACGAGATTCTCGGTCAGCTGGGGAACCGCATTCAGCACGCGCTGCGGGCGTATACACCCCGCGACCAGAAGGCCGTGAAAACCGCTGCCGAGACCTTTGTCGCGAATCCCAAACTTGACGTCGCCGAAGTCATCTCACAGCTTGGTGTCGGGGAAGCGCTGGTTTCCACGCTTCAGGAGAAGGGCGTGCCGATGCCGGTCGAGCGCACGATCATCTGCCCGCCGAGTTGCCGGATGGGGGCGGTCACGCCCGAAGAGCGGGCTGCCGTGCGAGCGGGCAGTCCCGTCGGCAGCAAGTACGACTCGGCGGTGAACCGCGAGTCGGCATACGAGATTCTCAGCCGCCGGACACTGGAGAAAGGGGCAGGGGAGGCAGCCTCGAAGGATACCCAGACTGCGAAACCGTCCGGGCGCGGAGGGATGATTGGCGACTTACTCTGGGGCACCAAGCGGCGGCAGGGCATGGTCGAAACGTTTGCCAAACAGGCGGCGCGTACCGTGGGAAGCACGTTCGGCCAGCAAATCCTGCGCGGCGTGCTCGGAGGGATATTGGGCGGGCGCCGGCGGTAA
- a CDS encoding alpha/beta fold hydrolase, with translation MRDNRLARLLFAEILAAMFCATCAKDESLPHPRFEVTEDVVFARTYREDGASVDRVMDVLRPVDDSSQARPALLCIHGNPGEQPYPGGRQHHFRDYAEYFAARGYVCFVVAWGFDSAPLVQIKAAVRHVRADASGYGVDPERIGAIGHSYGGSLAIALAVTGEDHGQPSDVERADLVNHPGVCSQIRAAAAIPGGVFYPEECDLDDAPIFYARGTLDKNFHVPEDRVAELEARNVSYAWFPVEGAEHAIDSSLQAAFGRTLPELMNEFFALHLCDGRGATMTMLHTLHDGAGKVSAAPFNRLAPANTKTTLTAKPEPGNRFVRWEGDLTGTDNPTEISMDASKRITAVFAPASTSPVRQER, from the coding sequence ATGAGAGACAACCGTCTCGCCCGCCTTCTTTTTGCAGAGATTCTGGCTGCGATGTTCTGTGCCACGTGCGCCAAAGACGAATCCCTTCCGCACCCGCGGTTCGAAGTCACCGAGGACGTCGTGTTCGCCAGAACCTACCGAGAGGATGGCGCGAGCGTGGACCGAGTCATGGACGTGCTCCGGCCCGTAGACGATTCTTCACAAGCAAGGCCCGCGCTTCTTTGCATCCACGGCAATCCCGGTGAACAGCCGTATCCCGGAGGGCGACAGCACCATTTCAGGGACTACGCTGAGTACTTTGCAGCCCGTGGGTACGTGTGCTTCGTGGTTGCGTGGGGATTTGACTCGGCGCCGCTCGTCCAAATCAAGGCCGCTGTGCGCCATGTGCGGGCAGATGCAAGCGGCTACGGGGTCGATCCCGAGCGCATCGGCGCCATCGGGCATTCCTACGGCGGGTCCCTGGCTATCGCTCTGGCTGTAACCGGGGAGGACCATGGGCAACCCTCCGATGTGGAGCGGGCGGACCTCGTAAACCACCCCGGCGTATGTTCCCAGATCCGGGCGGCGGCGGCCATTCCGGGCGGCGTGTTCTATCCCGAGGAGTGCGACCTTGATGACGCGCCCATCTTTTACGCCCGCGGCACCCTGGACAAGAACTTCCACGTCCCGGAGGACCGAGTGGCAGAGCTGGAAGCCCGCAACGTTTCCTACGCGTGGTTTCCCGTAGAGGGGGCTGAACACGCTATCGACTCGAGCTTACAGGCTGCGTTCGGACGAACCTTGCCGGAACTCATGAACGAGTTCTTTGCGCTTCACTTGTGCGACGGGCGCGGCGCCACCATGACCATGCTGCACACGCTCCACGACGGCGCGGGCAAGGTGTCGGCGGCTCCGTTCAACCGGCTGGCGCCCGCGAACACGAAAACGACCCTGACAGCGAAACCTGAGCCGGGAAATCGGTTTGTTCGGTGGGAGGGGGACCTGACGGGAACAGATAATCCCACCGAAATCTCCATGGACGCGAGCAAGCGCATCACGGCAGTCTTCGCGCCCGCCTCTACAAGTCCTGTCCGCCAAGAACGTTAG
- a CDS encoding ABC transporter ATP-binding protein — translation MTAQSGSNTDVIRLDHVCKTYKVGEQEVHAVADVSLTFSQGAFCAVMGPSGSGKSTMLNLLGCLDRPTSGRYVIANEDISKLNDDRLSEIRLRHLGFVFQSFNLIPQLTVLENIALPLFYLGWSTEKSAVHAAELAERVGLSERLRHRPTELSGGQQQRVAIARALANDPKIILADEPTGNLDTATGEQIMALLCDLNRQGKTIIMVTHEPSVALHARQRVHMLDGRVERIEDDE, via the coding sequence ATGACAGCGCAGTCCGGCTCCAACACTGATGTCATCCGCCTCGACCACGTCTGCAAGACCTACAAGGTCGGCGAACAAGAGGTGCATGCCGTCGCGGACGTGTCTCTTACGTTCTCACAAGGCGCATTTTGCGCCGTGATGGGACCCAGCGGCTCGGGTAAGAGCACCATGCTGAACCTCTTGGGATGTTTGGACCGGCCCACGTCGGGACGTTATGTGATCGCCAATGAGGACATCAGCAAGCTCAATGACGACCGGCTGAGCGAGATCCGCCTCAGACATCTCGGGTTTGTGTTTCAAAGTTTCAACCTCATCCCGCAGCTGACCGTGCTCGAAAACATCGCCCTCCCGCTGTTTTATCTCGGTTGGAGTACCGAGAAGAGCGCCGTTCACGCTGCCGAACTTGCAGAAAGAGTTGGCCTTTCGGAACGGCTCCGGCACCGGCCAACCGAATTGTCAGGCGGGCAACAGCAGCGCGTTGCCATCGCTCGAGCCCTGGCCAACGACCCCAAGATCATCCTGGCGGACGAACCCACGGGGAATCTCGACACCGCCACGGGCGAGCAGATCATGGCGCTCTTGTGCGACCTGAACAGGCAAGGCAAAACCATCATCATGGTGACGCACGAACCGAGTGTCGCGCTCCACGCAAGACAGCGCGTCCACATGCTCGACGGCCGGGTTGAACGCATCGAGGACGACGAGTAA
- a CDS encoding ABC transporter permease produces the protein MQIFNVARNIHLGIKSLMLHKLRSFLTMLGIVFGVSSVIAMLSIGEGASKEALAQIRKLGSTNILISSIKPVEDEAEANVHSHMSMYGLLYDDELRVIETFPAVQQVAPVKEIRKEGRLYERALELRVVGTTPAWFDLVQRSLIAGRGILKRDIDAHAHIVVLTEYGARRLLATERAIGEQLRIGSEYFEVVGIVRSEAEQGGTIQTPDQEVDAYIPLNVARTSFGDIIIRRTTGSREMSRVELHQLIVQIRNEDEVEATAAGITRMLERFHKKLDYRISVPLALLRQAEATKRNFNIVLGSIAGISLLVGGIGIMNIMLASVTERTREIGVRRAIGAKRKQIVVQFLIETMVLSTLGGFVGIGIGVSIPWLVTRFSGMPTVVTPESLVLSVGISMAVGIVFGLYPAVRAANLDPIEALRHE, from the coding sequence ATGCAGATCTTCAACGTCGCCAGAAACATCCACCTCGGCATCAAGTCGCTGATGCTTCACAAACTCCGTTCCTTCCTCACCATGCTGGGCATCGTCTTCGGCGTGTCGAGCGTGATCGCGATGCTCTCCATCGGGGAAGGCGCCAGCAAGGAGGCTCTCGCACAGATCCGGAAGCTCGGCAGCACCAACATCCTCATCTCCTCCATAAAACCCGTGGAAGACGAAGCAGAGGCCAACGTCCACAGCCATATGAGCATGTACGGCCTGCTCTACGACGACGAACTGCGCGTCATCGAGACGTTTCCCGCTGTCCAACAGGTCGCCCCCGTAAAGGAAATCCGGAAGGAGGGCCGCTTATACGAACGCGCCCTCGAATTGCGCGTCGTGGGCACCACCCCGGCATGGTTCGACCTCGTGCAACGGTCGCTGATCGCAGGGCGCGGAATTCTGAAACGGGATATTGACGCGCACGCGCACATCGTGGTTCTCACCGAATATGGAGCGCGGCGGCTTCTGGCTACGGAACGCGCCATCGGCGAACAGCTGCGCATCGGGAGCGAGTATTTCGAAGTCGTGGGCATTGTCCGCAGCGAAGCGGAACAAGGCGGCACGATCCAGACGCCCGATCAAGAAGTCGATGCCTATATCCCCCTTAACGTGGCCCGCACAAGCTTCGGCGACATCATCATTCGCCGAACAACAGGGTCGCGGGAGATGTCCCGCGTCGAACTTCACCAGTTGATCGTCCAGATTCGCAATGAAGACGAGGTCGAGGCAACGGCTGCCGGCATCACACGCATGCTCGAGCGGTTCCACAAGAAGCTCGATTACCGCATCAGCGTCCCGCTCGCCCTATTACGCCAGGCGGAAGCCACCAAGCGGAACTTCAACATCGTTCTGGGATCTATCGCGGGGATCAGCCTCCTCGTCGGCGGCATCGGCATCATGAACATCATGCTGGCGTCCGTCACGGAACGCACGCGGGAAATCGGGGTACGCCGCGCCATCGGGGCCAAACGCAAGCAAATCGTGGTCCAGTTCTTGATCGAGACCATGGTGCTCTCGACGCTCGGCGGGTTTGTCGGCATCGGCATCGGCGTCTCGATTCCGTGGCTCGTCACCCGCTTTTCGGGCATGCCCACCGTCGTCACGCCGGAGAGCCTTGTTCTCTCCGTGGGCATCAGCATGGCCGTAGGCATCGTGTTCGGACTCTATCCAGCCGTCCGCGCCGCGAATCTCGACCCGATAGAAGCGTTGCGCCACGAATAA
- a CDS encoding sigma-70 family RNA polymerase sigma factor translates to MLGSPDAALLDRWHERRDANAFREIALRHSSMVFGACLRILGNRADAQDVAQEVFLRLARGDVRINVSLSGWLHTLATRRALDRIRDERNQRNRECRYASAQASTSEASWDDLQPLIDEAIAQLPERLRVPLVEHFLENRSHEEIAQELGLTRSGITRRISKGLKELRRSLRRKGISIDAAGFGLILEHIVLEEPPAELTRSIGKMAISGMGQAGQAASSPALSLALEGVGAMSKLKLAAFAALALLAVSSGLIFLGYGTAEAPIPAPLNPDAIRPADAPPARDEASTPSTPETDGSSTERPPNSNDEAIRMAVVGETGSGEARAVPVDFQASHPMGPVLGSVSGRVIDSDSKPISDAAVEASGENLSGQARTKRDGSFEIALRAEDTSGTTVSDGGETLVLVSASGEGYVTATQTRVPLGTTDVELVLTKEAYIQGWVVDASTGKPIPEFEARISRHKTPTEGPQPTREPWTAFSSPEGKFVLPTTLAVTELDARARGYRWAKKELSLEQGEILEGLVVELEPGVVIRGIVLDRATREPVENAWAGIAVGQNAMWRLLREDEYDAKTGSDGRFEIASAAGQDLVDIKVWRHDYAPEFVINHDTRSSSEVTVLLSQGGTLRGQVTQNGKPLSGLRIHVRQAFGRPHVTNVTPPETPSFLTWTGTDPEGRYEFTHLAYGRYILRIINTSPHIPLRERYLVRMWVDVEEGKTVELHHELTAYGAVYGQIAGLADYQGVSVSICDARYPDEPMYMTGEKHDANGPDEYGAFAFGPVETGEYIARVHLPGTPPRVLEQKCTVSSGEPVELLFQAKESANAQTSASEQGEGR, encoded by the coding sequence ATGTTGGGCTCCCCGGATGCAGCCTTGCTCGATCGGTGGCATGAGCGGCGAGACGCAAATGCCTTTCGGGAGATCGCACTTCGTCACTCATCAATGGTATTCGGCGCGTGCTTGCGTATCCTCGGGAATCGGGCCGATGCCCAGGATGTGGCACAGGAGGTGTTTCTCCGCCTCGCACGGGGCGATGTCCGCATCAATGTTTCCCTCAGTGGGTGGCTCCACACCTTGGCCACACGCCGTGCTCTCGACAGAATCCGCGACGAACGCAATCAAAGAAACCGCGAATGCCGGTACGCGAGCGCGCAAGCCTCGACTTCCGAAGCATCCTGGGACGATTTGCAGCCTCTGATTGATGAAGCGATAGCGCAGCTTCCGGAAAGACTTCGGGTGCCCCTCGTCGAGCATTTCCTGGAAAACAGGAGCCACGAGGAAATCGCTCAGGAATTAGGCCTGACCCGCTCGGGAATCACACGTCGCATCTCCAAGGGACTCAAAGAATTGCGCCGAAGCCTGCGTCGCAAGGGCATCTCGATAGACGCTGCGGGCTTCGGGTTAATCCTGGAACACATCGTGCTCGAGGAGCCTCCGGCCGAACTTACGCGGTCCATCGGGAAAATGGCCATTTCAGGGATGGGGCAGGCCGGGCAGGCTGCCTCGAGCCCTGCACTGTCCTTAGCCCTGGAAGGAGTGGGAGCCATGTCCAAACTCAAACTTGCGGCATTTGCCGCACTCGCCCTGCTTGCGGTGAGTTCTGGGCTTATATTCCTCGGATATGGGACGGCCGAAGCCCCGATTCCGGCGCCTTTGAACCCAGATGCGATTCGCCCGGCAGACGCGCCGCCCGCTCGCGATGAAGCGTCGACTCCATCGACTCCAGAGACAGACGGCTCCAGCACGGAGCGGCCTCCAAACTCAAACGATGAAGCGATTCGTATGGCTGTGGTGGGTGAAACCGGTTCGGGCGAGGCACGGGCCGTGCCAGTTGACTTCCAGGCCTCTCATCCCATGGGTCCTGTATTGGGTTCCGTGAGCGGAAGGGTCATCGATTCCGATTCGAAGCCCATTAGTGACGCTGCGGTAGAGGCAAGCGGGGAGAATCTCAGTGGCCAAGCGCGCACGAAACGCGACGGCTCGTTTGAGATAGCATTGCGCGCGGAAGACACTTCGGGAACTACGGTGAGCGATGGTGGAGAGACCCTTGTTCTGGTAAGCGCATCGGGCGAGGGCTACGTAACGGCTACACAAACCCGCGTGCCCCTCGGGACAACCGATGTCGAACTGGTCTTGACGAAAGAGGCTTATATCCAGGGATGGGTGGTCGATGCCAGCACTGGCAAGCCAATTCCCGAATTCGAAGCGCGTATCTCACGCCACAAGACGCCCACCGAAGGGCCACAGCCCACGCGCGAGCCATGGACGGCCTTTTCATCCCCTGAGGGCAAATTCGTGCTTCCAACCACACTGGCCGTCACGGAACTGGACGCCCGGGCGCGAGGCTACAGGTGGGCCAAAAAGGAATTGTCACTCGAACAGGGCGAGATTCTCGAGGGTTTGGTAGTGGAACTAGAGCCGGGCGTGGTCATCCGCGGGATTGTCTTGGACAGAGCGACCCGGGAACCTGTCGAAAACGCCTGGGCCGGCATTGCAGTAGGGCAGAACGCGATGTGGCGCCTTCTTCGAGAGGATGAGTACGACGCTAAGACGGGGTCCGACGGGCGATTCGAGATCGCGAGCGCAGCTGGGCAAGATCTGGTAGACATCAAAGTCTGGCGGCACGATTACGCACCCGAATTCGTCATCAACCATGACACCAGGTCCTCCAGTGAGGTCACGGTGCTCCTCTCACAAGGCGGCACGCTTCGGGGTCAGGTGACGCAAAACGGCAAGCCGCTGTCCGGTCTTCGGATTCATGTCCGGCAGGCATTCGGACGCCCTCATGTAACGAATGTAACACCGCCGGAAACACCGTCGTTCTTGACTTGGACTGGTACCGACCCCGAGGGACGCTATGAATTCACCCACCTCGCCTATGGCCGGTACATCCTGCGTATTATCAACACAAGCCCTCACATCCCGTTACGTGAGCGGTACCTCGTCCGGATGTGGGTAGATGTCGAAGAAGGCAAAACCGTTGAATTGCATCATGAACTCACGGCGTACGGCGCTGTATACGGACAGATCGCGGGCTTGGCCGACTATCAAGGAGTCTCGGTGAGCATTTGTGACGCGCGGTACCCCGACGAACCCATGTACATGACGGGCGAGAAACATGATGCCAATGGCCCTGACGAGTACGGTGCGTTCGCCTTCGGACCCGTGGAAACCGGCGAGTACATCGCACGCGTTCACCTGCCGGGCACTCCACCCCGGGTTCTGGAGCAGAAGTGTACGGTATCCAGCGGGGAGCCGGTCGAACTTCTGTTCCAGGCAAAGGAAAGCGCGAACGCCCAAACTTCGGCCTCGGAGCAGGGGGAGGGTCGATGA
- a CDS encoding Gfo/Idh/MocA family oxidoreductase codes for MEMSFMMNRRGFLQSAAASAALAALGADAGDVVNQKVKRVGLIGSGWYGKSDVCRLIQVAPVEVVSICDVDDNMLKAAAELISQRQKSGKVPRTYRDYREMLAGKDLDIVLIATPDHWHALTMIAAVEAGAHVYVQKPTSVDVRESEAMLDAARRHNRVVQVGMQRRSTPHLIEAKKRIVDAGLLGKVSYADMCCYYHMRANENPEPVPVPDFLDYEMWTGPAPLRSYDHLPHRGWWRAFMEYSNGIVGDMCVHMFDAVRWMLGLGWPKSISSHGGIFVQKESKATTSDTQTATFAYDGLTAVWQHRSWGAAPDPQYPWAFTLYGDKGTLKGSINSYDFIPLGKGEPVHKEALFEREDYPEDVTEEGIELQAAPATRRHMLDFLAAIETGGRPCADIEQGYISSASCILANLAMKTGRTLVYDPQKREVTGDPEATELLLRPYRGPWRHPAA; via the coding sequence ATGGAAATGAGCTTCATGATGAACCGCCGCGGATTTCTCCAGTCCGCTGCCGCCTCCGCCGCATTGGCGGCCCTCGGAGCGGACGCAGGGGACGTCGTTAACCAGAAGGTCAAGCGGGTAGGCCTTATAGGCTCGGGATGGTACGGCAAAAGCGACGTCTGCAGACTGATCCAGGTCGCCCCGGTCGAGGTGGTATCCATTTGCGACGTGGACGATAACATGCTCAAGGCCGCTGCCGAATTGATCAGCCAGCGCCAGAAATCGGGCAAGGTTCCCCGCACCTACCGCGACTACCGCGAAATGCTCGCCGGGAAAGACCTCGACATCGTACTCATTGCCACCCCGGACCATTGGCATGCCCTCACCATGATCGCCGCCGTCGAGGCTGGCGCGCACGTCTACGTTCAGAAGCCCACCTCGGTTGACGTCAGGGAGAGCGAGGCCATGCTGGACGCCGCCCGGCGCCATAACCGCGTCGTACAGGTGGGCATGCAGCGCAGGAGCACGCCGCATCTCATCGAAGCCAAGAAGCGCATCGTGGACGCGGGCCTGCTGGGAAAAGTCTCCTACGCCGATATGTGCTGCTACTACCATATGCGCGCTAACGAGAACCCCGAGCCTGTGCCCGTTCCGGATTTCCTCGACTACGAGATGTGGACCGGACCGGCCCCCCTGCGGTCCTACGACCACCTCCCCCACCGTGGCTGGTGGCGGGCGTTCATGGAATACAGCAATGGAATCGTCGGAGACATGTGTGTCCATATGTTCGATGCAGTCCGCTGGATGCTCGGCCTCGGCTGGCCCAAGAGCATTTCGTCCCACGGCGGCATCTTCGTGCAGAAAGAGTCCAAGGCCACCACCAGCGACACGCAAACCGCCACGTTCGCGTACGACGGCCTGACCGCGGTGTGGCAGCACCGTTCCTGGGGCGCTGCGCCAGACCCCCAATACCCGTGGGCATTCACCCTTTACGGCGACAAGGGCACGCTGAAGGGAAGCATCAACAGCTATGACTTCATCCCCTTGGGCAAGGGCGAACCCGTCCACAAGGAGGCCCTCTTCGAACGCGAAGACTATCCCGAGGACGTCACGGAAGAGGGCATTGAACTTCAGGCAGCCCCCGCCACGCGGCGGCACATGCTCGACTTCCTCGCAGCCATCGAAACAGGAGGCCGGCCTTGCGCAGACATTGAGCAGGGATACATCTCCTCCGCCAGTTGCATCCTGGCAAACCTCGCGATGAAGACCGGCCGGACCCTCGTCTACGACCCTCAGAAACGCGAAGTCACCGGCGACCCCGAAGCCACGGAACTGCTTCTCCGCCCCTATCGCGGCCCCTGGCGCCACCCCGCCGCGTAA